The window CTGTAGCTCATATGGCATGCCCTGTGATGACTCCTGCACTGCTGTATCCATCTAACAAACCCTGCCTGACTAACATTAAAATAGCGAGCAGCATTGCCTTGTCTACGTGTAATGAATCAAACATCAAGGAGGCTGGTGGATTGAAGTAGTGGTCATACCATCTGAGGTGCCTGGAGGTTCCTCAACAGGctgcctgtctctcttcatCCCTACAGAATAAAGTAGTTGAATGTTCATGTGATGATTTGACCTGTCATTACAGGTACAGGACAACAATAATGACTATGATTGATTATGATTCAGGTATATCCCAATAAGCCATGCCATGCCAGTTAGCATGTACAATAGCAGACCACTTGAACTTGCATAGCTAAAAGGAATGCatccattaaaaataatttatattcAAGTCTCCCTGCTATGTCATGATAAAATGACTAATGACTGAACTGAAGTACTGGAAATGGAGACATACAGACAAGAGCAGCTGTAGCTCCTATGGCATGCCCTGTGATGACTCCTGCACTGCTGTATCCATCTAACAAACATCCATCTAACATTACTACATGTAATGAATCAAACATCAACGAGGATGCTTAGTCATATCACCTGAGGTTCCTGGACATTCCTGCTCATATTGGCTGGCTCTTTTCATTCCTGTAGAATTAATAGTACGGCTCAATAAAGTTCATGTAATATAAGCAGGTTTGTGCCAATTCAGTTATTAATATTTCTAGTTAAAAATATTTCTAGGCACACTTACCAACACTTGTATGTGAATGTATGAGGGGCTGCTGTTCATCAAACTCACTGTCTTCGCTTTGCTCAGAATCACTCAGGTTCATGTCATCtgacaaaaaatgaagaaaataaataataaaacatgagaGAATTAAACGGCAAACATTGAGTTACAGCGATAAAACATTATGAATAATATTACAATGAAGATTAGCTTGTTGAGGTAAAAGGGACAGATGTTTTTTAAGTGGGGTTGTGTGAGGGACAAATGGCAGGCAGGCTGTGTGGAAAGCATAACATTCTAGAGGTTAGGTCATATTTTTGCTACAGTAAAAATATCTGTTAGCAATTCTTGTAAACCAAACTTTATGATCTACACAGATCTACACAgctgaaaacaacttttaatAGCAATACCTTCAATGTCAATCTCTTCAAGTGATTTGCCTTGAAGATTTGTCAGGGACCCTTTCTCCAAGGCAAGAAGTAATTTTGATATTTTGGCCAGCTGCGTTGTAGCCTCTGGAAGCCTGTAATATTCTCTGTGGACACGAACGTCATGTCCTAAGAAGTCTGCAACTTGATCCAACTCATGATTTTTGAGGTTCAGGATTTGTGACAAAGTTGCAACATGCTTGCACAAGTGACTTGACCTGAGGAGTTCAGGGTTCTGAGCGCCACACTCATTTGCATAAATCCTCAAACAGTCCTGTCCTCTATAAGAAGACAAACAATGGGGTCTTGCAAACAGGAATTCATTCTCTTCTGGGACTCCACACTCTGTTCTTTTGCTGATAAGATGTGTTAAGGCATCAACCATGTCtggtgacagcagcacagcaactTTGCGCCCTCTTTTACCCCTAATTTCCACGCAACTGAAGTGGTTACAAAGTTTTTGTTCGAATTTTGTAAGGCCGCTGGCAACATCCTTATGCAAGGCAGTTGTGTCCCTTTCGAGGAAGCCTTTGAGTCTCATTTTTGCAACTTCTCCTCCACGTCTTCGGTTGAAGAGTATGATTTTTGCAAGGGCTGCTTTACAAAGTTCTCCATAGACTTGGGGTGATGGTGTCTTTCCTAAGTCTTCAGATGCTACCTTTGGTACCCTAGTCTTACACATAGCTGCTTTAGCTGAGTGTGTAAATATATGATTTGTAGAAAACTGCTTTGAATGGAAAATGTTCAATGTACTTTTATGTCTATGTAACTGAATTAGTGGAAATTGGTGAACCGAAAACCTTTGTCAACAAACACTAAATGTGATATATTATGcagactgaataaaaaaatactgtaataaTTATGAATTAATATTGGTACATCATGCatgaatgcatcatttattCAACAAAACTACTCACGTTTACATCTAATACCAGTCCACTTGATCGCAGCATAAGGTCCACCACACCTGGCACATTTGTCGAAGCTTGGTACAACTGAGGAGACCAAATCATGTTCACAGATCTGTTGGAAAAAACATAGTTATGAGAATATCATGATGAATAT of the Parambassis ranga chromosome 8, fParRan2.1, whole genome shotgun sequence genome contains:
- the grapa gene encoding GRB2 related adaptor protein a isoform X1 → MCKTRVPKVASEDLGKTPSPQVYGELCKAALAKIILFNRRRGGEVAKMRLKGFLERDTTALHKDVASGLTKFEQKLCNHFSCVEIRGKRGRKVAVLLSPDMVDALTHLISKRTECGVPEENEFLFARPHCLSSYRGQDCLRIYANECGAQNPELLRSSHLCKHVATLSQILNLKNHELDQVADFLGHDVRVHREYYRLPEATTQLAKISKLLLALEKGSLTNLQGKSLEEIDIEDDMNLSDSEQSEDSEFDEQQPLIHSHTSVGMKRASQYEQECPGTSGMKRDRQPVEEPPGTSDGMKRDRQPAEEPPSTSDDIDSAIESTSTVSLDAKGNNARRSVLSTLSCWDEEAQVACWHVRCWFAGRISRGVAEGRLRHRECGAFLVRESESAPGEFSMSVSYGDHVQHFKVLQDRCSQYYVWDEVFSSLNELVEFYHSNSIAKERTVFLRDPEHFARRPHHAHALFDFTPHHPSQLRFVRGDVIELIDCSDSLRWRGRCHGHVGYFPPEYVQPIYHCQ
- the grapa gene encoding GRB2 related adaptor protein a isoform X2, whose translation is MCKTRVPKVASEDLGKTPSPQVYGELCKAALAKIILFNRRRGGEVAKMRLKGFLERDTTALHKDVASGLTKFEQKLCNHFSCVEIRGKRGRKVAVLLSPDMVDALTHLISKRTECGVPEENEFLFARPHCLSSYRGQDCLRIYANECGAQNPELLRSSHLCKHVATLSQILNLKNHELDQVADFLGHDVRVHREYYRLPEATTQLAKISKLLLALEKGSLTNLQGKSLEEIDIEDDMNLSDSEQSEDSEFDEQQPLIHSHTSVGMKRASQYEQECPGTSGMKRDRQPAEEPPSTSDDIDSAIESTSTVSLDAKGNNARRSVLSTLSCWDEEAQVACWHVRCWFAGRISRGVAEGRLRHRECGAFLVRESESAPGEFSMSVSYGDHVQHFKVLQDRCSQYYVWDEVFSSLNELVEFYHSNSIAKERTVFLRDPEHFARRPHHAHALFDFTPHHPSQLRFVRGDVIELIDCSDSLRWRGRCHGHVGYFPPEYVQPIYHCQ